CACTCCGGCGGGTTTCTCGATACGCTGCTGTCCTATGCCGCTGCATCCGGAAGCCCCGGCCGCCCGGACCGACGACCTCGCCGACGGACTGCGGCGAGCGGGAGCCGGTGCGCCGGAAGCCGTCGGAGCCGTGCTGGAGCGGATGATCCCCGGACCCGCGCGCAACGACCTGCCCGTCCGCGTCTACGAACCCAGATCCGTCGAGCCGCCCGCCGCGACCGCCCTGGCCGAGCGCCGCCGCCCCGCCCTCGTCTACTTCTTCGGCGGCGGCTGGACCGCCGGCAACCTCGAGACCAGCGACGGCATCTGCCGCGCGCTGACCAACGCCGCGCACTGCGTCACCGTCTCGGTCCGCTACCGGCTCGCGCCCGAGTTCCCCTTCCCCGCCGCCGTCGAGGACTGCCATGCCGCCACCTGCTGGGTCGCCGAGCACGCCGCCGAACTCGGCGTCGATCCGGCCCGCATCGCGGTCGGCGGCGACGGCGCCGGCGGAAACCTCGCCGCCGCCGTCGCCCTGCTCGCCCGCGACACCGGACCGGCGCTGCGCCACCAACTGCTGGTGTGCCCCCACATCGACCCCGCCGCGGACACCGCCTCGCTGCGCGAACACGACGACCCGTCAGCGGTCAACCGCCGCCCGGTCGCCTGGCACTGGGAGCAGTACCTCGCCAAGCCCGAGGACGGCGAGAGCCCGCTCGCCTCACCTCTGCGCGCCGAGACCCTGGCCGGCCTGCCCGGCGCGACCGTCATCACCGCCGAATTCGACCCGCTGCGCGACGAAGGCGAGCAGTACGCGCTGATGCTGCTCGCCTCCGGCGTGCCCGTGGACGTGCACCGGTACAACGCGGTGCCCCACGGCTTCTTCGCCATGCCCGGCGTCTACCGCCTCGGCCGCGAAGCCCAGGCCTACGCCGCCGCCTGTCTCGCCGCGGCATTCGAGGCCGCGGACACCGCCGCGGCTAACCCTTCCGCTTGAGCGTGCGCTCGTAGTCCTGGAACCGCGCCTTGGCGATCACCGAGCGGTCGGTCGTCCGCAGCACGATGCCCTCGGCGCGCCCGAGCGCCGCCGCGTCGAGCCCGACAAGCGTGGCCGGCAGCGTCTCGCGCAGCCAGGCGTGCGTCTGGTCGAGCATCGTGGGCAGCGAGTCGGCCGGGATCCGGGCCAGCCGCGGGGTGAGTTCGATGCCGGCTTCCTCGGCCGCCGCGCGCAGCCCGTCCTCGTCCGCGAAGCCCTGCCCGCCGTTCTCCCGCCATGCGGAGATCCGCGCCCGATCCCAGGAGAGGATGTCAGGGTCCACATAGGCGAGGTCGAACATGCGGTAGCCCACCCGCCCCTGGCCGCTGTACTGCCGCGCCTGTCCGCCGATCCGCCCGCCGTAGGTCTCCAGGTAGAACACTGCGATCCGCCCGGTGTCCTCGATCTTGAGCCCGGCGGCCAACTCCCGCAGCGCCGCGACGATGCCCAGCGCCGGGTTGTGCACCCTATCACCGCGCGCGGTCAGCAGTTCCTCGCGCGAGCCGATGAACCAGTCCCCGTCGGGAAGGCAGACGATCCGGCTGTTCGTCCCGTCGACCTTCTCGGTCAACAGCACGTCTCCGGTGAAAGCGGTGGCCTGCTCGACCAGCGTGCCACGGTCCCCGAGGGCGTGGTACGTGGGGATCGACGGGTACTTAGTCGCCGAATTCAGGACATCGAGATCGTAGTCGAGCATGAAGGGGCCCCTTTCGCTGTCGGGAACGGCCACGGGTCCTGATACTGACGGATCGAACCGGGCGGCGTCGCGGGATTTTTCCGTGTAGCCTCAACACCGTGACGAAGAGAATCGAGACCCCCTCCGCCCGGTGAGCAGCGCCGACGAGCGCAATGCGCTCGACTTCGCGCCCGCACCGGATTCCCTGATCGCGCAAGCCCAACGGCTTCTGCGCGAGTATCCCGACGGCCCGCCGCGGCCGTCGTGGCACCCGTTTCCCGAACCTCCCGGCCCGGACGATCCCGAGTCCCTGCAGGACGACGGCTCGGGCAGGACCCTGATCCAGCAGGGGACGACGCGCCAGACCGTTCTGCGCGGGCTCGAGCTGCTCGAGGGCAAGGCCGTCCCGAGCGACGTGCCGATGCTCAAGCTCATCGGGCTGCTCGGCTTCGCCTCCGTGCAGGCCGCGGGGCTGCTGCGGACGATCCCCGGCGCTGCTCACGATCTGATCTGGCTCGCAGAGCACGCGCCCTTCGGCCGGAGCCGGATCGTGGAACATCTGCTTTCGAACACCGACGCGGTCGTGCGCGACTGGGTGCTCTCCACGCCGCACCACCTGATGCAGGGCGAGCTCGCGCGGAAGATCGCCGAGCGATGTCAGATCTCGCGCAAGCTCGCCGGGCTCGCGGTCGAGCCGCGACTGTGGGATCAGGCCGGGAATCTGTTGGTGGCCATGGCGAGCACGCGCACCTACCGGTGCGAGATCCGCCGTTACGAGCAGGCCACCGCGGACTACTGGCATTGGATCACGCTAGCGGCCCGGATGCCTGCGAGCCTGGACCGGGCGGCGTTGCTCACCATGGTCGGCCAGGATGTCACCACCGGGCCGGCCGCGCCGATCATCGAGGATGACGCGACGCGCATGCTCGCCGCCATCAACGCCGTGCAGTACGACCGGGAGGTCGCCCGTGCCGAGCAGGATCACGGCTGGGAGTGGCCGGCGCGAACGGCCGCACGCCTCATCCACGCACGCATCCGGGCCGAGCCGTCGCTCTTTGGGCAGTGGGACTGCCGTCTGTCCGGGTGCACGAGCTGGCCGAGCGACGTCGACTCCGTCCGCCTGAGTTTCATGTACCCGGCCGAGCGTCCCCCGTTCGAGGATCCGCGAGTGCGCTTCGGCTTCGTGATCGGCGTCGACGGCCGGGATCCGCAGGCCGTGGCGCAGGAGTTCGTCGCGTCCCTGGGATCGCAGGATCCCAAGTTGAGCGCGGAGATAATCGGTGGGCGCCGGGACGAAGCCGAACGGCTCGGCCTGCGCTATCGCAAGCCGAGCCGCTGGATGTACTAGCCGGGTCAGGGTGTCCGACGACTGTGTCAGTTCCCGAACTTCGCGGCCTCGGGTACGACCAGTTCGCCGAGCAGCTCGATCGGGCGGATCGAGACCATGTTCGGCACGATGCCGTGCACGTGGCTGATGCCGAGGTCGGCGAGCTCGCGCAGGCGGGTGAGCAGCTCGTCGACCTTCTCGCCTTCCGCGCCGGGGTCGAGCGGCATCATCACCGTCTTCTCGATCTCGTCGTAGTCGCGGCCGACGGTCGCGCAGTGCTCGCGCAGCACGTCGAGCTTGTGCGGCAGCTCAGGGCTGGGGAAGAGGTTGCAGGCCTGGGCGTACTGCGCCACCATCCGCAGCGTCTTCTTCTCGCCGCCGCCGCCGATCAGTATCGGCGGGTGCGGGCGGCTGAGCGGCTGCGGGGAGTTGAGCGTGCGGGTGAGCTGGTAGTGGGTGCCCTCGTACGGGCCCTCGTCGTCGCTCCACATCTGCAGGCAGATCTGCAGCGCCTCCTCCAGCCGCTCGAACCGCTCCTTCGTGCTGGGGAACGGCAGGCCGAGCCCGCGCGACTCGTGCTCGTTCCAGGCGGCGCCGATACCCAGCCAGGCGCGGCCCTCGGAGAGCACGTCGAGGGTGGTCACGGCCTTGGCCAGCAGGCCGGGCTCGCGGTAGACCACGGCGGTCACCCAGGCCAGCAGCTTGATCCGGCTGGTGCGTCCGGCCAGGAAGCCGAGGGCGGTGTAGGCCTCGAGCATCTCCTGCTCCGGTGGCCCCACCACGCCGATCTGCCAGACGTGGTCCATCACGCTGAGCATGGCCAGGCCGGCGTCCTCCGCGGCGACGGCTATCCGGCCGAGGTCCTTGGCCAGGTTTTCCGGGCCGTTCGGGTAAGTGAAGTCAGCGACGTGCAAGCCGAGTTCCACGGCATTTCCTTCCGTCGGTGTGTTCCGCGAGTAAGCCTAGGCCGTGTGCGCGATGGCATCGAGTTCGACGATCGCCCAGCCGTGCGGCTCGACCTGCCCGATCGGGCCGTCGTCGCGGCTGCCCGCGAGGCGCTTGGCGCTCTCGAGCCCGAACTCGTGCGGCGCGTCGGAGAGGTTCAGCAGCACGGCAAGGCGGCCGGTGCCTTCGGGATCGGCGACTTCGTACCCGAAGACGAGGTTCTCCAAGTGCAGTGTCCGCAGCTGGGCGCGCAGCAGCCACGGGTGACGGCGGCGCAGTCCGATCAGGTCCTGGTGCAGCCGGTAGATCGGCCAGCCCTGGGGTGCGAGGCCGCCCGGGCCCTGTTCCGGGAATGCCGGCCGGACCTCGGCATCGCCGTCTTCGCGCTCGTATTTGACGCCGCGGAAGGCCTGCTCGTCGCCGGCGTAGACGCTCGGCACACCGGCCACGGTGAACAGGATCACGAGCGCGTGCGGGAGGTGGCGTTCGTCTTCGATCCGGCTCGCGATCCTGGTGACGTCGTGGTTGCCGACGAAGGTCAGCGGGCGCATCGCCTCCGCGAACTCGTCGTGCCGGCTCAGGGCCCAGGACAGCTCGAAGAAGTTGCCGTCGGACAGGCTGCTCCAGATCGCCTTCCACAGTTCGTATTGCGTGGCCGAGTCGAGCCCGCCCTCGCGCACCGCCGCCACGTAATCGCCGTGGATGTACTCACCCATCAGCCACACGTCCGGATGCGCGGCCCGGACCCGGCCGGTCACCTCGTGCCAGAACGCGCGCGGCACGGCGTACGCCGCGTCCAGGCGCCACGCGTCGACGCCGCGGTCCAGCCAGTGCTTCATCACGGCACTGACGTACTCGCGAACCTCGGGCTCGTCGTGGTTGAGCTCGACCAGATGCCGGTGGCCTTCGAAGGAGGCGTAGTCGAAGCCGTCTTCGCCGGGCGCATCGAAGTCGATGCGGAACCAGGAGGCGTAGCGCGATTCGCGACCGTGCGCGAGGACGTCTTGGAATGGGCCGAAGCCGCGGCCGACGTGGTTGTACACGCCGTCGAGCAGCAGCCTGATGCCACGCTTCCGACAGCGCTCGACCAGGCGGTCGAAATCCTCGTCCGCGCCGAGCCGGGGGTCGATCCGATAGTGGTCGACGGTGTCGTATCCGTGCGACTCGCTGGCGAAGACCGGCCCGAGCGCGAGGCCGTTGCAGCCGAGCTCGACCAGGTAGTCGAGCCACGGCTCAAGCCGGTCGAGCCGGTGCGCGACGCCCGCATCCTCGTCGGCGTGGCCCGGCGCGCCGAGGAAGGTCAGGGGGTGGAGATGCCACCAGATCGCATGATCGGACCAGACGGTCATCGGAGCTAGTGCCTTCCCGAGGTCGAGATTCTTCCGGCGGGACTCGGAAACCCACGCTACATCACGCCGGCGCGCGATCAGGGCGAGTGCGTCCACACCGTGAGCAGGTATCCGCCGTACCAGGCCGAAAGCAGGGCGCAGGCCGCGACCACCGCCACCGAGACCGCCACGTTCCGGCGGGCGAGGAGCACCGCGGGCGGCAGCAGCACCGGGAAGTCCGGCATGAGGAAGCGCGATTCGGCATGGAAGTAGGCGGGCCCGATGAACAGGCCCAGCGCGATGGAGGCCCAGGCGAAGGCCGCCACCGGCAGCCCGCCGGGCACGCGCGAGCGCAGCAGCATCGCGGTGAGCACCGCTGCCAGCGCGACCGTCGCGAAAAGCACGTATACCGGGACGCGATTGCCGAGTTGCTGCGGCTGGGTCAGATCCGCGGTGATCTGATGCCAGACCCCGATCAGGCTCGGCTTGCTTCTCCAGCCCTGCGCCTCCATGAACGAGAACCCGTCCCAACGGCCGAGCGCCACCGCGACCCAGGCCAGGTAGCCGAGAGCGCCGACCGGGGCGAGCGCGGCGGCCAGCCACGGCTTCCACCCCGACTCGCGGCGCGCGACCGTCGCCAGAGCGCACACGCCGACTGCCGCCGCGGCCGCCACGCCGGTCGGGTGCGTCAGCCCGGCCAGCAGCGACGCGACCCCGGCCGCGAGCCAGCGCCGGCGGATGAGGAAGAGCACCGTGAACGCCGCCAGCGCTGTGTAGAGCGACTCGGTGTACGCCATGGACTCGACGACGGCCGTGGGGACGGCCGCCCACAGCGCGACCAGCAGCAGCCCGGTCCGCCTGTCGTAGAGCTCCTGGCCGACCGTGCGCAGCGCCACCGCCGCCGCGATCCCGGACAGCAGGCTGATCAGCAGAGCGGCCGGAGCCGCGCCGAGAACGAGGCCGAACGCGGCGATCAGCAGCGGGTAGAGCGGGAAGAACACGATGTTCGTGTTGATCAGGCCGCCGCCCGGCCGGTACGCCAGGGCCGTGTCGTAGCCGTGCCGGGCTACGTCCAGGTACCACTTGCCGTCCCATTTCGTCAGCAGCGACGGCAGCCGGCCGACGTGCCCGGCCATCGCGGCCAACACGATCAGGCCGACGGCTCGCACGGCGCAGTAGATCAGGACTTCCGGCGCGTGCTCCCTGGCCAGAGCACGGCTTCGCTTGACGGCTAACGCATCCACCGGCTG
This genomic window from Actinospica robiniae DSM 44927 contains:
- a CDS encoding alpha/beta hydrolase; this encodes MPLHPEAPAARTDDLADGLRRAGAGAPEAVGAVLERMIPGPARNDLPVRVYEPRSVEPPAATALAERRRPALVYFFGGGWTAGNLETSDGICRALTNAAHCVTVSVRYRLAPEFPFPAAVEDCHAATCWVAEHAAELGVDPARIAVGGDGAGGNLAAAVALLARDTGPALRHQLLVCPHIDPAADTASLREHDDPSAVNRRPVAWHWEQYLAKPEDGESPLASPLRAETLAGLPGATVITAEFDPLRDEGEQYALMLLASGVPVDVHRYNAVPHGFFAMPGVYRLGREAQAYAAACLAAAFEAADTAAANPSA
- a CDS encoding RNA ligase family protein, translating into MLDYDLDVLNSATKYPSIPTYHALGDRGTLVEQATAFTGDVLLTEKVDGTNSRIVCLPDGDWFIGSREELLTARGDRVHNPALGIVAALRELAAGLKIEDTGRIAVFYLETYGGRIGGQARQYSGQGRVGYRMFDLAYVDPDILSWDRARISAWRENGGQGFADEDGLRAAAEEAGIELTPRLARIPADSLPTMLDQTHAWLRETLPATLVGLDAAALGRAEGIVLRTTDRSVIAKARFQDYERTLKRKG
- a CDS encoding LLM class F420-dependent oxidoreductase, encoding MELGLHVADFTYPNGPENLAKDLGRIAVAAEDAGLAMLSVMDHVWQIGVVGPPEQEMLEAYTALGFLAGRTSRIKLLAWVTAVVYREPGLLAKAVTTLDVLSEGRAWLGIGAAWNEHESRGLGLPFPSTKERFERLEEALQICLQMWSDDEGPYEGTHYQLTRTLNSPQPLSRPHPPILIGGGGEKKTLRMVAQYAQACNLFPSPELPHKLDVLREHCATVGRDYDEIEKTVMMPLDPGAEGEKVDELLTRLRELADLGISHVHGIVPNMVSIRPIELLGELVVPEAAKFGN
- a CDS encoding alpha-amylase family protein, whose translation is MTVWSDHAIWWHLHPLTFLGAPGHADEDAGVAHRLDRLEPWLDYLVELGCNGLALGPVFASESHGYDTVDHYRIDPRLGADEDFDRLVERCRKRGIRLLLDGVYNHVGRGFGPFQDVLAHGRESRYASWFRIDFDAPGEDGFDYASFEGHRHLVELNHDEPEVREYVSAVMKHWLDRGVDAWRLDAAYAVPRAFWHEVTGRVRAAHPDVWLMGEYIHGDYVAAVREGGLDSATQYELWKAIWSSLSDGNFFELSWALSRHDEFAEAMRPLTFVGNHDVTRIASRIEDERHLPHALVILFTVAGVPSVYAGDEQAFRGVKYEREDGDAEVRPAFPEQGPGGLAPQGWPIYRLHQDLIGLRRRHPWLLRAQLRTLHLENLVFGYEVADPEGTGRLAVLLNLSDAPHEFGLESAKRLAGSRDDGPIGQVEPHGWAIVELDAIAHTA